A genomic window from Alkalihalobacillus sp. AL-G includes:
- the fmt gene encoding methionyl-tRNA formyltransferase — MKIVFMGTPDFSVPILQKLIQGGYDIAAVVTQPDKPVGRKRIITPPPVKQEALRHDIPVVQPKRVRTEFKEILSFEPDLIVTAAYGQILPSELLTYPKLGCINVHASLLPEYRGGAPIHQSILDGKKESGVTIMYMVEKLDAGDMLSQVQVPITEQDHVGSLHDKLSEAGAGLLMETIPKLVDGTIEPTPQNEAEVTYAPNISREMERIDWDQTGEEIYNRIRGLHPWPVAYTTVNGKQVKVWWGEKVTGKENQEAGTIIDFDERGLIIATGNDTAIRITELQPAGKKRMKATQYLAGAQLDKGMKLDV; from the coding sequence ATGAAAATTGTTTTTATGGGGACTCCGGATTTTTCAGTACCGATTTTACAAAAGCTAATACAGGGTGGTTATGATATTGCGGCCGTCGTTACACAACCCGATAAGCCGGTGGGTCGAAAGCGGATCATTACACCTCCGCCAGTGAAACAGGAAGCATTGAGGCATGATATTCCCGTAGTGCAGCCGAAACGTGTTCGTACTGAATTTAAAGAAATTTTATCGTTCGAACCAGATTTGATTGTGACGGCTGCGTATGGTCAAATTTTGCCGAGTGAGCTACTGACCTATCCGAAATTAGGTTGTATAAACGTTCATGCTTCCTTACTTCCAGAATATCGTGGTGGTGCACCGATCCATCAATCAATACTCGATGGGAAGAAGGAATCTGGTGTAACGATCATGTATATGGTTGAAAAGCTTGATGCCGGAGATATGCTTAGCCAGGTTCAAGTGCCGATTACAGAACAGGATCATGTCGGTTCGCTTCATGATAAACTAAGCGAAGCGGGGGCAGGGCTTCTCATGGAAACTATTCCAAAGCTTGTAGATGGGACGATTGAGCCTACCCCACAGAATGAAGCTGAAGTGACCTATGCACCGAACATTTCTCGAGAAATGGAACGGATCGATTGGGATCAAACGGGTGAAGAAATTTACAATCGAATTCGCGGACTACATCCTTGGCCAGTGGCTTATACTACTGTAAATGGGAAGCAAGTGAAAGTCTGGTGGGGGGAAAAGGTAACTGGTAAAGAAAATCAGGAAGCCGGCACGATCATTGATTTTGATGAACGAGGTTTAATTATAGCGACAGGTAATGACACTGCAATAAGAATAACTGAACTTCAGCCAGCAGGTAAAAAACGAATGAAAGCGACACAATATTTAGCAGGTGCGCAGCTGGATAAAGGAATGAAACTTGATGTCTAA